In Drosophila santomea strain STO CAGO 1482 chromosome 3L, Prin_Dsan_1.1, whole genome shotgun sequence, a single window of DNA contains:
- the LOC120450354 gene encoding uncharacterized protein LOC120450354, with translation MSSKLNMCRWMLLVLGVCCLMGSSSGSFCSLERMKKFAMEACEHLFQADEGARRDRRSIGYPHHHLNGIGSGKTVHKHHYISRSSYPMGGYLKVTGHHFKRLSELDIFPRYKPIKPHHEKKNRFKRDHSSRSYNNIPYCCLNQCEEEFFC, from the exons ATGAGTTCAAAG TTGAATATGTGCCGCTggatgctgctggtcctcggaGTCTGCTGTCTGATGGGCAGCTCGTCGGGCAGCTTCTGCTCCCTGGAGCGGATGAAGAAGTTCGCGATGGAGGCCTGCGAGCACCTGTTCCAGGCGGACGAGGGTGCTCGCCGCGACAGGAGGTCCATTGGGTATCCGCACCACCATCTTAATGGAATTGGAT CCGGCAAAACGGTCCACAAGCACCACTATATCAGCCGGAGCAGTTATCCAATGGGTGGCTACCTGAAGGTGACCGGGCATCACTTCAAGCGCCTCAGCGAACTGGACATCTTTCCGCGCTACAAGCCCATTAAGCCGCACCACGAGAAGAAGAATCGCTTCAAGAGGGATCACTCGAGCAGGTCCTACAACAACATCCCCTACTGCTGTTTAAACCAGTGCGAGGAGGAGTTCTTCTGCTAA
- the LOC120450343 gene encoding calcium homeostasis endoplasmic reticulum protein isoform X2, whose amino-acid sequence MPSRCSRRRCGNRSSNPKRISPHSTRALVNGSTFQQKLHLIYLVNDILHHCMRKNINDLKNSLENVVIPMFCSADLIANPDQRQKLAKLLSLWESKAKFFDACVISKLQSPDSSMQEYKTNLQNTHHDITAKFTQNTNATLDNYQKQHQVFIQHASQQISQLEKQAQHLEQQIVAQKSQQQHMLQHQQKNIPSLMSHRIAMPGEHDHMNSQGPHDQQHPQPGNNMYPGGNFHQQQPQQQPPGNPFADPRGPNFFIPDMSKPPPGFAGPPMHHNQGPAMGHPQQQPQPGQFPQMQGSGNEPPVDLGVLSAAIQACLQMQQQHHPDDPQQQGQHQLQQQQQQQQQQQQPPPMAAYPQNIVRPVQQNPDSEVDLDVLNAAIRAVITNKSEDGTVQDGQQPQKLADGESGDPVVIGEPQIPTAPYYDLPAGLMVPLIRLEDYNYKALDPADIRLPAPAPQSERLTNALNAFYSAPSHDRPRDNEGWEKLGLYEYYKVKNAARKQKEEEIKDGIREKSRSPSPIVLEKPLPKKSNKRVYRSKSRSRSRSRSKTPPLRDRSASRSRSRSRSNERSLTPPPTNRNRSGGGSNRKGRNRSPRHERDNSGSTNSNRESRAERGNSNSRDNGNSINLRRVDRDRSPTPPSFLGSTFAKPAEFIEESNKGHQMLMKMGWAGTGTGLGSKNQGIDTPISGGEVRDRREMYKGVGANMHDPFESFRKNKGAAFAHRMRSRDDKS is encoded by the exons ATGCCGTCAAGATGCAGCAGAAGACGCTGCGGGAACAGATCCAGCAATCCGAAGCGAATCTCTCCGCACAGCACACG ggCTTTGGTCAATGGTTCAACGTTTCAGCAAAAATTGCATcttatatatttagttaatGATATACTCCACCACTG CATGCGCAAAAACATCAATGACTTGAAGAACAGCCTCGAGAACGTCGTCATTCCGATGTTCTGCAGCGCCGACTTGA TTGCCAACCCAGACCAGCGCCAAAAGCTGGCCAAGCTGCTGTCCCTGTGGGAGTCCAAGGCAAAGTTCTTTGATGCTTGCGTCATCTCGAAGCTTCAGTCACCGGACTCGTCAATGCAGGAGTACAAAACCAATCTGCAGAATACACATCATGATATAACAGCCAAATTTACCCAGAATACAAATGCGACTCTGGATAA CTACCAGAAACAGCATCAGGTATTCATTCAACACGCCAGCCAGCAAATTTCCCAACTCGAGAAGCAGGCGCAGCATCTGGAGCAGCAAATAGTGGCCCAGaagtcgcagcagcaacacatgCTCCAGCATCAGCAGAAGAACATTCCATCGCTGATGTCCCACCGAATAGCAATGCCGGGTGAACATGACCACATGAATAGCCAGGGGCCGCATGATCAGCAGCATCCTCAGccgggaaataatatgtatcCGGGCGGTAACTTCCATcagcagcaaccgcagcagcaacctCCGGGAAATCCGTTTGCGGATCCTCGGGGACCGAACTTCTTCATTCCGGACATGTCCAAACCACCACCAGGCTTTGCCGGACCCCCTATGCATCATAATCAGGGCCCAGCAATGGGtcatccgcagcagcaaccacaaccGGGACAGTTTCCGCAAATGCAGGGATCTGGCAATGAACCACCTGTTGACCTTGGCGTCCTCAGTGCAGCAATTCAGGCGTGCTTacagatgcagcagcaacaccatcCTGACGATCCTCAGCAGCAGGGACAGcaccaactgcagcagcagcagcagcagcaacaacagcagcagcagccgccgccaatGGCTGCCTATCCCCAGAATATTGTGAGACCCGTCCAGCAAAATCCCGATTCCGAAGTGGACCTGGATGTGCTCAATGCGGCCATTCGTGCGGTTATAACCAATAAATCAGAGGACGGTACAGTACAAGATGGCCAGCAACCACAGAAATTGGCCGACGGAGAATCTGGAGATCCTGTTGTAATTGGAGAGCCACAGATACCTACAGCGCCTTACTACGACCTGCCAGCGGGCCTCATGGTGCCACTTATTCGTCTGGAGGATTACAACTACAAAGCCCTCGACCCGGCGGATATACGACTGCCAGCTCCAGCGCCACAAAGCGAGCGTCTAACAAATGCATTGAATGCCTTCTACTCCGCACCCTCCCACGATCGTCCAAGGGATAA TGAGGGTTGGGAGAAGCTTGGTCTCTATGAGTACTACAAGGTGAAGAATGCGGCTCGAAAGCAAAAGGAAGAGGAAATCAAGGACGGCATCCGAGAAAAGTCGCGTTCTCCCAGTCCGATTGTGCTTGAAAAACCCCTACCTAAAAAGAGCAACAAGCGAGTTTACCG ATCCAagagtcgcagtcgcagtcgttCCCGCTCAAAAACGCCGCCCCTTCGAGACAGATCCGCCTCACGCTCCAGATCCCGGTCGCGATCCAACGAGCGCTCGTTAACCCCGCCACCGACGAACCGGAACAGGTCAGGCGGTGGTAGCAACCGCAAGGGTCGCAATCGATCTCCTCGCCACGAACGGGACAACAGCGGTAGCACAAACAGCAATCGTGAGAGCCGTGCTGAACGCGGCAATTCCAATAGCAGAGACAATGGCAACAGCATCAACCTAAGACGTGTGGATCGAGACAGATCTCCAACCCCTCCGAGCTTTCT GGGAAGCACCTTTGCCAAGCCCGCGGAATTCATCGAGGAATCTAACAAGGGCCACCAAATGCTCATGAAAATGGGCTGGGCGGGCACTGGCACTGGACTAGGCTCAAAGAATCAAGGCATCGACACGCCCATTTCGGGAGGCGAGGTGCGCGATCGTCGAGAAATGTACAAG GGAGTGGGTGCGAATATGCACGATCCCTTTGAGAGCTTTCGCAAGAACAAGGGAGCTGCCTTTGCGCACCGGATGCGATCACGAGACGACAAGAGTTAG
- the LOC120450343 gene encoding calcium homeostasis endoplasmic reticulum protein isoform X1: MDVQPPRDASLRNIIDKLAEFVARNGPEFEAITKQKQQNNPKFEFLYGGEFASYYQFRVAAEQTLLKQQAINQQLPPGAPTSHYMQHPPPMQQSQPPGLYPPPNQQPQHPPENAQDNMQTQPQHSWPPNSSGPPNNPQPNGNAMAMNLTSQLDAVKMQQKTLREQIQQSEANLSAQHTALMNQKTKQIEDAIAAAQTAQQEQMAGEQGIVLRDFDGVLQPIIESCTKDSISAGKNWILQHSTDSAKINVVLQYLLKKALVNGSTFQQKLHLIYLVNDILHHCMRKNINDLKNSLENVVIPMFCSADLIANPDQRQKLAKLLSLWESKAKFFDACVISKLQSPDSSMQEYKTNLQNTHHDITAKFTQNTNATLDNYQKQHQVFIQHASQQISQLEKQAQHLEQQIVAQKSQQQHMLQHQQKNIPSLMSHRIAMPGEHDHMNSQGPHDQQHPQPGNNMYPGGNFHQQQPQQQPPGNPFADPRGPNFFIPDMSKPPPGFAGPPMHHNQGPAMGHPQQQPQPGQFPQMQGSGNEPPVDLGVLSAAIQACLQMQQQHHPDDPQQQGQHQLQQQQQQQQQQQQPPPMAAYPQNIVRPVQQNPDSEVDLDVLNAAIRAVITNKSEDGTVQDGQQPQKLADGESGDPVVIGEPQIPTAPYYDLPAGLMVPLIRLEDYNYKALDPADIRLPAPAPQSERLTNALNAFYSAPSHDRPRDNEGWEKLGLYEYYKVKNAARKQKEEEIKDGIREKSRSPSPIVLEKPLPKKSNKRVYRSKSRSRSRSRSKTPPLRDRSASRSRSRSRSNERSLTPPPTNRNRSGGGSNRKGRNRSPRHERDNSGSTNSNRESRAERGNSNSRDNGNSINLRRVDRDRSPTPPSFLGSTFAKPAEFIEESNKGHQMLMKMGWAGTGTGLGSKNQGIDTPISGGEVRDRREMYKGVGANMHDPFESFRKNKGAAFAHRMRSRDDKS; this comes from the exons ATGGACGTGCAACCGCCGCGTG ATGCTAGTTTACGAAATATTATCGACAAACTGGCAGAGTTTGTGGCCAGGAATGGGCCAGAATTTGAGGCCATTAccaagcagaagcagcagaacAACCCAAAGTTCGAGTTCCTCTACGGCGGGGAGTTCGCCAGCTATTATCAATTTAGGGTGGCAGCGGAACAGACTC TGCTGAAGCAGCAGGCCATTAACCAACAACTGCCACCAGGTGCTCCAACCAGCCACTACATGCAACATCCGCCGCCAATGCAGCAATCCCAGCCACCTGGTCTCTATCCGCCACCCAATCAGCAGCCACAGCACCCGCCGGAAAACGCACAAGACAATATGCAAACGCAACCGCAGCACTCCTGGCCGCCAAACTCCAGTGGACCGCCAAACAATCCGCAGCCCAATGGCAATGCCATGGCCATGAATCTTACGTCCCAGCTGGATGCCGTCAAGATGCAGCAGAAGACGCTGCGGGAACAGATCCAGCAATCCGAAGCGAATCTCTCCGCACAGCACACG GCCCTGATGAACCAGAAGACAAAGCAGATCGAGGATGCAATTGCGGCGGCGCAGACGGCGCAACAGGAACAGATGGCTGGCGAACAGGGCATTGTGCTGAGGGACTTCGATGGCGTTCTGCAGCCGATCATCGAGTCCTGCACCAAGGACAGCATCTCTGCAG GCAAGAACTGGATTTTACAGCATTCAACCGACAGCGCAAAAATCAATGTCGTTTTACAATATCTTTTAAAGAA ggCTTTGGTCAATGGTTCAACGTTTCAGCAAAAATTGCATcttatatatttagttaatGATATACTCCACCACTG CATGCGCAAAAACATCAATGACTTGAAGAACAGCCTCGAGAACGTCGTCATTCCGATGTTCTGCAGCGCCGACTTGA TTGCCAACCCAGACCAGCGCCAAAAGCTGGCCAAGCTGCTGTCCCTGTGGGAGTCCAAGGCAAAGTTCTTTGATGCTTGCGTCATCTCGAAGCTTCAGTCACCGGACTCGTCAATGCAGGAGTACAAAACCAATCTGCAGAATACACATCATGATATAACAGCCAAATTTACCCAGAATACAAATGCGACTCTGGATAA CTACCAGAAACAGCATCAGGTATTCATTCAACACGCCAGCCAGCAAATTTCCCAACTCGAGAAGCAGGCGCAGCATCTGGAGCAGCAAATAGTGGCCCAGaagtcgcagcagcaacacatgCTCCAGCATCAGCAGAAGAACATTCCATCGCTGATGTCCCACCGAATAGCAATGCCGGGTGAACATGACCACATGAATAGCCAGGGGCCGCATGATCAGCAGCATCCTCAGccgggaaataatatgtatcCGGGCGGTAACTTCCATcagcagcaaccgcagcagcaacctCCGGGAAATCCGTTTGCGGATCCTCGGGGACCGAACTTCTTCATTCCGGACATGTCCAAACCACCACCAGGCTTTGCCGGACCCCCTATGCATCATAATCAGGGCCCAGCAATGGGtcatccgcagcagcaaccacaaccGGGACAGTTTCCGCAAATGCAGGGATCTGGCAATGAACCACCTGTTGACCTTGGCGTCCTCAGTGCAGCAATTCAGGCGTGCTTacagatgcagcagcaacaccatcCTGACGATCCTCAGCAGCAGGGACAGcaccaactgcagcagcagcagcagcagcaacaacagcagcagcagccgccgccaatGGCTGCCTATCCCCAGAATATTGTGAGACCCGTCCAGCAAAATCCCGATTCCGAAGTGGACCTGGATGTGCTCAATGCGGCCATTCGTGCGGTTATAACCAATAAATCAGAGGACGGTACAGTACAAGATGGCCAGCAACCACAGAAATTGGCCGACGGAGAATCTGGAGATCCTGTTGTAATTGGAGAGCCACAGATACCTACAGCGCCTTACTACGACCTGCCAGCGGGCCTCATGGTGCCACTTATTCGTCTGGAGGATTACAACTACAAAGCCCTCGACCCGGCGGATATACGACTGCCAGCTCCAGCGCCACAAAGCGAGCGTCTAACAAATGCATTGAATGCCTTCTACTCCGCACCCTCCCACGATCGTCCAAGGGATAA TGAGGGTTGGGAGAAGCTTGGTCTCTATGAGTACTACAAGGTGAAGAATGCGGCTCGAAAGCAAAAGGAAGAGGAAATCAAGGACGGCATCCGAGAAAAGTCGCGTTCTCCCAGTCCGATTGTGCTTGAAAAACCCCTACCTAAAAAGAGCAACAAGCGAGTTTACCG ATCCAagagtcgcagtcgcagtcgttCCCGCTCAAAAACGCCGCCCCTTCGAGACAGATCCGCCTCACGCTCCAGATCCCGGTCGCGATCCAACGAGCGCTCGTTAACCCCGCCACCGACGAACCGGAACAGGTCAGGCGGTGGTAGCAACCGCAAGGGTCGCAATCGATCTCCTCGCCACGAACGGGACAACAGCGGTAGCACAAACAGCAATCGTGAGAGCCGTGCTGAACGCGGCAATTCCAATAGCAGAGACAATGGCAACAGCATCAACCTAAGACGTGTGGATCGAGACAGATCTCCAACCCCTCCGAGCTTTCT GGGAAGCACCTTTGCCAAGCCCGCGGAATTCATCGAGGAATCTAACAAGGGCCACCAAATGCTCATGAAAATGGGCTGGGCGGGCACTGGCACTGGACTAGGCTCAAAGAATCAAGGCATCGACACGCCCATTTCGGGAGGCGAGGTGCGCGATCGTCGAGAAATGTACAAG GGAGTGGGTGCGAATATGCACGATCCCTTTGAGAGCTTTCGCAAGAACAAGGGAGCTGCCTTTGCGCACCGGATGCGATCACGAGACGACAAGAGTTAG
- the LOC120449044 gene encoding protein rogdi: MPQSTTNNWSFQPLHRQRSTSGYPQHVLNTVPETAVLTTPPPTRKPLTIQIAGVAAAESGHKRRFLAARKKPKSAMKMLADTEREEALNLQIEFEWVLRQEVHAILKQLRTILVECAHRFPVPLYENEGKKTEKFILTVSPDQLKAVLTLTGDAITQADISFKLCKAPSQTQRTSITHDSPWKLQQVQDAANHLQTAINHIDDVDDSYHFKTSDEVLHVIGNILDALQRGRNSLLVPKKKPIDELIKGRNMKSLVPNLPEDLAVSFYLQSHKLIIAVYQLLNNQGTMRFDSRQAEASVQWLNDVLLLLMNGQKLCQQLKDKISVFSVYKDFTVGSRSPSALSY, translated from the exons ATGCCGCAGAG TACCACGAACAACTGGTCGTTCCAGCCACTTCATCGTCAGCGGAGCACCAGTGGATACCCTCAGCATGTCCTCAACACGGTGCCCGAAACCGCAGTGCTTACCACGCCCCCGCCCACCAGAAAAC CGCTCACAATACAAATTGCTGGCGTTGCTGCAGCGGAAAGCGGACACAAGCGCAGATTCTTAGCAGCGCGGAAAAAGCCGAAAAGCGCGATGAAAATGCTCGCGGACACGGAGCGTGAGGAAGCCCTCAACCTG CAAATTGAGTTCGAGTGGGTGCTGCGCCAAGAAGTACACGCGATACTGAAACAACTGAGAACCATTCTAGTG GAATGCGCCCATCGGTTTCCGGTGCCCCTGTACGAGAACGAGGGAAAGAAGACTGAGAAGTTCATACTCACCGTGTCGCCCGATCAGCTGAAGGCCGTGCTGACCCTAACGGGCGATGCCATCACCCAGGCT GACATTAGCTTTAAGCTGTGTAAGGCGCCGAGCCAAACGCAACGTACCTCCATCACACATGACTCGCCCTGGAAGTTGCAGCAGGTCCAGGATGCGGCTAATCATCTGCAGACCGCCATCAACCACATAGACGATGTCGACGACTCTTATCACTTCAA AACCTCCGACGAAGTGCTGCATGTGATAGGCAACATTCTGGATGCCCTGCAGCGGGGCAGAAACAGTTTGCTGGTGCCCAAAAAGAAGCCCATTGATGAGCTGATCAAAGGGCGCAACATGAAGTCGCTGGTTCCCAATCTGCCCGAGGATTTGGCCGTAAGCTTCTACCTGCAGAGCCACAAGCTGATCATTGCCGTCTACCAGCTGCTGAACAACCAGGGCACCATGCGCTTCGATTCCCGCCAGGCGGAGGCCTCTGTCCAATGGCTAAACGATGtgctactgctgctgatgaATGGCCAGAAACTGTGCCAGCAATTAAAAGACAAG ATATCTGTGTTTTCGGTGTACAAAGATTTCACAGTTGGCTCGCGTTCGCCCTCAGCACTTTCCTACTGA
- the LOC120450350 gene encoding probable malonyl-CoA-acyl carrier protein transacylase, mitochondrial: protein MPRTPSTKMLSARRLLRSPRITGTLSWSRWSSDAAKATTETAALPDNAEKRQQLLNELSEPLEQKSRPAIDPKETSVMLFPGQGTQYVGMAKDLLRFPGARRIFELANEVLKYDLLKICLEGPREKLNRTEHAQLAVMVSSLAALEQLREERPKAIETCVAAAGFSLGEITALVYADALPFDKALRLVQVRATAMQAACDQAAGAMAMTLYGPDTNLGEACARAQQWCVDKGVESPYCGIANYMYPHCKVVAGNVEALEFLEQNAKALKIRRMKRLAVSGAFHTPLMQSAVEPFTKALKSVRLQDPVIRVYSNVDGKPYRHAKHILTQLPKQIVRPVKWEQTLHEMYERKQGVDFPRTFECGPGKGLVQVLEKVNAKAAQSSFNVIA from the coding sequence ATGCCGCGAACTCCTTCAACGAAAATGTTGTCCGCCCGCAGATTACTACGATCACCGCGGATTACCGGTACCTTAAGCTGGTCCCGCTGGAGCAGCGATGCTGCAAAGGCCACCACAGAAACCGCCGCCCTGCCGGATAACGCGGAGAAGCGTCAGCAACTGCTCAATGAGCTTTCTGAGCCGCTGGAACAGAAAAGCCGACCCGCCATCGATCCCAAGGAAACAAGTGTGATGCTCTTCCCTGGTCAAGGCACCCAGTATGTGGGCATGGCCAAGGACCTGCTCCGATTCCCTGGCGCCCGCCGCATCTTCGAGCTGGCCAACGAGGTGCTGAAATACGATCTGCTCAAGATCTGCCTGGAGGGACCACGTGAGAAGCTGAACCGCACAGAGCACGCTCAGCTGGCCGTGATGGTATCCTCGCTGGCAGCCCTGGAGCAGTTACGTGAAGAGCGACCCAAGGCTATTGAAACCTGTGTGGCCGCCGCAGGCTTCAGTCTGGGCGAGATTACCGCACTGGTTTATGCGGATGCCCTGCCTTTTGACAAGGCATTGCGATTGGTGCAGGTGCGGGCCACCGCCATGCAGGCAGCATGCGATCAGGCAGCCGGAGCCATGGCCATGACCCTCTACGGGCCGGACACCAATCTGGGAGAGGCCTGTGCTCGAGCGCAGCAGTGGTGTGTGGACAAGGGAGTGGAGTCACCCTACTGCGGCATCGCCAACTACATGTATCCGCACTGCAAGGTCGTGGCCGGCAACGTAGAGGCTCTCGAGTTCCTGGAACAAAATGCCAAGGCCCTCAAGATCCGGCGGATGAAGAGACTGGCTGTAAGCGGCGCCTTTCACACTCCCTTAATGCAAAGCGCCGTGGAGCCATTTACCAAAGCCCTAAAATCGGTGCGCCTTCAGGATCCCGTCATCAGAGTATACTCCAATGTGGATGGCAAACCCTATCGCCATGCGAAGCACATCCTAACGCAGCTGCCCAAGCAAATCGTACGGCCCGTCAAGTGGGAGCAGACCCTTCACGAGATGTACGAGCGCAAACAGGGCGTCGACTTTCCACGCACCTTTGAGTGCGGTCCTGGCAAAGGACTTGTCCAGGTCCTGGAGAAAGTTAATGCCAAAGCCGCCCAATCCAGCTTTAATGTTATAGCCTAA
- the LOC120450351 gene encoding troponin C isoform X1, giving the protein MSSVDEDLTPEQIAVLQKAFNSFDHQKTGSIPTEMVADILRLMGQPFDKKILEELIEEVDEDKSGRLEFGEFVQLAAKFIVEEDAEAMQKELREAFRLYDKQGNGFIPTTCLKEILKELDDQLTEQELDIMIEEIDSDGSGTVDFDGECLFIRVLIHSSGFPFTSTSTHIGAYSDHKFR; this is encoded by the exons aTGAGCAGCGTT GATGAAGATCTTACCCCCGAGCAGATCGCCGTGCTCCAGAAGGCTTTCAACAGCTTCGATCACCAGAAGACTGGCTCCATCCCCACCGAGATGGTTGCCGACATCCTGCGCCTGATGG GTCAGCCCTTCGACAAGAAGATCCTGGAGGAACTGATCGAGGAGGTCGATGAGGACA AGTCCGGTCGCCTGGAATTCGGCGAGTTCGTGCAGCTGGCTGCCAAGTTCATCGTGGAGGAGGATGCGGAGGCCATGCAGAAGGAGCTGAGGGAGGCATTCCGTCTGTACGACAAGCAGGGCAACGGCTTCATTCCCACCACCTGCCTGAAGGAGATCCTCAAGGAGCTGGACGACCAGCTGACCGAGCAGGAGCTGGACATCATGATCGAGGAGATCGATTCTGATGGTTCCGGTACAGTGGATTTCGATGGTGAGTGCCTGTTCATACGCGTATTAATACATTCTAGTGGCTTtccattcacatccacatccacccaCATTGGCGCATATAGTGATCATAAATTTCGATGA
- the LOC120450352 gene encoding ribonuclease P/MRP protein subunit POP5, giving the protein MKRPLVWQPTIWRCQIDFTAMVRIKNRYIAVQIVPHTPTQSLRLNDHSLAKILLQNVEKYHGVYGLAVIEQGFRVKYINDRTKMAIIRCLHRGQHFVSSILPLITLIGDVRAKFRTLYIGATIIQCNKFIVKHQKQFLDRAMGQITSAKERQDLFKSVMEFDMDR; this is encoded by the exons ATGAAGCGCCCCTTGGTCTGGCAACCAACTATTTGGCGTTGCCAGATTGATTTTACAGCGATGGTTCGCATAAAGAATAG ATATATAGCGGTCCAGATTGTGCCCCATACGCCAACACAATCTCTGCGTCTCAACGACCACAGCCTGGCCAAAATCTTGCTCCAGAATGTGGAGAAGTATCACGGAGTGTACGGCCTCGCCGTGATCGAGCAGGGATTTCGTGTGAAGTACATCAACGATCGGACGAAAATGGCTATAATACGTTGTCTTCATCGAGGCCAACACTTCGTGTCCAGTATATTGCCACTGATTACTTTG ATCGGAGATGTGCGGGCCAAGTTTAGGACCCTCTACATAGGTGCCACCATCATCCAATGCAACAAGTTCATAGTCAAGCACCAAAAACAGTTCCTGGACCGCGCCATGGGCCAGATAACCTCCGCCAAGGAGCGTCAGGATCTCTTCAAGAGCGTCATGGAGTTCGACATGGACAGATAG
- the LOC120450348 gene encoding adenosine 3'-phospho 5'-phosphosulfate transporter 2, whose amino-acid sequence MYIHTSSSSRMTDNKGNIITINGGESPGSSTPSQRKSSTSESPPELRILCFDLTYYNRTTQFLLSCAGVFFLYILYGYLQELIFTVEGFKPYGWFLTLVQFGYYIGFGLVERRLEGYRISGGSFWNIEPEPRCIPMRTYLILAALTLGTMGLSNSSLGYLNYPTQVIFKCCKLIPVLVGSILIQGKRYGLLDFAAATCMCIGLAWFTLADSQMTPNFNLLGVAMISGALLCDAAIGNVQEKAMREFKAPSSEVVFYSYGLGFVYLFVIMLVTGNFFSGFAFCLEHPVETFGYGFLFSLSGYLGIQFVLALVRSSGAPIAATVTTARKAVTIAFSFVLFSKPFTLQYLWSGLIVVLGIYLNVYSKRNKLTLADIRQKLKQFGAKIARSPSRKFLIEV is encoded by the exons atgtatatacACACTTCCTCGAGCAGCAGAATGACAGATAATAAGGGGAACATTATCACCATTAATGGCGGCGAATCGCCGGGAAGTTCGACGCCCTCGCAGCGGAAGTCCTCGACGTCGGAATCGCCACCGGAACTGCGAATCCTTTGCTTTGACCTCACCTACTACAACCGCACCACTCAGTTCCTGCTCAGCTGTGCCGGCGTCTTCTTCCTGTACATCCTGTACGGGTATCTGCAGGAGTTGATTTTCACCGTGGAAGGATTCAAGCCGTACGGATGGTTCCTCACTCTCGTCCAGTTTGGCTACTACATCGGCTTCGGCTTGGTGGAGCGGCGCTTGGAGGGCTATCGGATAAGCGGCGGTTCCTTTTGGAACATTGAGCCGGAGCCACGTTGCATTCCCATGAGAACATATCTAATTCTGGCTGCTCTTACCCTGGGCACTATGGGTCTGTCCAACTCAAGTCTCGGCTACCTCAACTATCCCACCCAAGTGATTTTCAAGTGCTGCAAGCTGATTCCCGTGCTGGTGGGCAGCATCCTCATACAGGGCAAACGCTATGGACTGCTGGACTTTGCGGCAGCCACCTGCATGTGCATTGGATTGGCCTGGTTTACGCTGGCCGACTCCCAGATGACGCCCAACTTCAATCTGCTGGGCGTGGCCATGATTTCGGGAGCTCTACTCTGCGACGCAGCCATTGGAAATGTCCAGGAGAAAGCGATGCGGGAGTTCAAGGCGCCCAGCAGTGAGGTGGTGTTCTACTCATACGGCTTGGGTTTTGTGTACCTATTTGTGATTATGCTGGTTACCGGCAACTTCTTCAGCGGCTTTGCCTTCTGCTTGGAG CACCCTGTTGAGACCTTTGGCTATGGCTTCCTGTTTAGTTTGTCCGGCTATCTGGGCATTCAGTTCGTGCTGGCTCTGGTGAGGAGTAGTGGTGCTCCTATAGCTGCCACAGTGACCACCGCCCGCAAGGCTGTGACCATAGCCTTCTCCTTTGTGCTCTTCAGCAAGCCCTTTACCTTACA ATATCTGTGGTCTGGTCTCATTGTTGTCCTAGGAATATATCTCAATGTCTACAGCAAGAGGAACAAGCTGACGTTGGCCGACATCCGGCAGAAACTAAAGCAATTTGGAGCCAAGATTGCCCGCTCACCGAGTCGCAAATTCCTTATCGAAGTTTAG
- the LOC120450351 gene encoding troponin C isoform X2, with protein MSSVDEDLTPEQIAVLQKAFNSFDHQKTGSIPTEMVADILRLMGQPFDKKILEELIEEVDEDKSGRLEFGEFVQLAAKFIVEEDAEAMQKELREAFRLYDKQGNGFIPTTCLKEILKELDDQLTEQELDIMIEEIDSDGSGTVDFDEFMEMMTGE; from the exons aTGAGCAGCGTT GATGAAGATCTTACCCCCGAGCAGATCGCCGTGCTCCAGAAGGCTTTCAACAGCTTCGATCACCAGAAGACTGGCTCCATCCCCACCGAGATGGTTGCCGACATCCTGCGCCTGATGG GTCAGCCCTTCGACAAGAAGATCCTGGAGGAACTGATCGAGGAGGTCGATGAGGACA AGTCCGGTCGCCTGGAATTCGGCGAGTTCGTGCAGCTGGCTGCCAAGTTCATCGTGGAGGAGGATGCGGAGGCCATGCAGAAGGAGCTGAGGGAGGCATTCCGTCTGTACGACAAGCAGGGCAACGGCTTCATTCCCACCACCTGCCTGAAGGAGATCCTCAAGGAGCTGGACGACCAGCTGACCGAGCAGGAGCTGGACATCATGATCGAGGAGATCGATTCTGATGGTTCCGGTACAGTGGATTTCGATG AATTCATGGAGATGATGACTGGCGAGTAA